A single window of Brachyhypopomus gauderio isolate BG-103 chromosome 21, BGAUD_0.2, whole genome shotgun sequence DNA harbors:
- the phactr3a gene encoding phosphatase and actin regulator 3a isoform X2, with translation MEPERVLRSGCLVSGAHTPPIRRHSKLATLGRLFRPWKWRKKKNEKMKQSSTDVALACGLHSPDPSSPIQGIADDDLRLPCSQGPILSISSMEYLSSEHDHLFVPDSLEDSETTEEPSRSEPEEEEEDEAPSVADAEGMNANVEEREDDENDTVPQRQSPPSDHAVLVSQLCTEEDPGKVTNTAVPQPNSFLSKEVPRVLEGPSPVVLRGPFSNPMGSPHIGSMHPPLPPSCIIEELHRALATKLRQESTEREPSGEVESRKEAEENKENVRHSHCFTDASGIIYDMDSWNESVISGTLPRRMRKELLAVKLRNRPSKQELEDRNIFPARSDQERQEIRQQIETKLAKRLSQRPAVEELESRNILKQRNDQTEQEERREIKQRLNKKLNQRPTVDELRERKILIRFSDYVEVAKAQDYDRRADKPWTRLSAADKAAIRKELNEFKSTEMEVHASSKHLTRFHRP, from the exons ATGGAGCCGGAGAGGGTGTTGCGCTCCGGCTGCCTGGTGAGCGGTGCACACACGCCCCCCATCCGCCGTCACAGCAAGCTGGCCACGCTCGGCCGCCTCTTCCGCCCGTGGAAATGGAGGAAAAAGAAGAACGAGAAGATGAAACAGAGCTCCACAG atgTGGCCCTGGCCTGTGGCCTCCACTCTCCAGATCCCAGCTCCCCAATTCAGGGCATTGCGGATGACGACCTGCGGCTGCCATGCTCACAGGGGCCCATCCTCAGCATCAGCAGTATGGAGTACCTCAGCTCAGAGCACGACCATCTCTTTG TTCCAGACTCCTTAGAAGATAGTGAGACGACAGAAGAGCCTAGCAGAAGTGagccagaggaagaggaggaggacgaggccCCATCAGTAGCTGATGCCGAGGGCATGAACGCTAacgtggaggagagagaggacgaTGAAAACGACACAGTCCCTCAAAGACAGTCTCCTCCGAGCGACCACGCTGTTCTGGTGTCTCAGCTTTGCACCGAGGAAG ACCCAGGCAAAGTCACCAACACAGCGGTGCCTCAACCCAACTCCTTCCTGTCTAAAGAGGTGCCCCGGGTCTTGGAGGGCCCCAGTCCTGTGGTGCTGCGAGGACCTTTCTCCAATCCCATGGGATCGCCTCATATAGGTTCCATGCATCCTCCGCTGCCCCCTAGCTGTATTATTGAGGAACTGCACCGTGCCCTGGCAACAAAGCTCCGGCAGGAGAG cACGGAGCGAGAGCCcagtggggaggtggagagcaGGAAGGAGGCAGAGGAGAACAAGGAGAACGTGAGACATAGCCACTGCTTCACTGACGCCTCAGGAATCATATACGACATGGACAGCTGGAATGAGTCTGTCATCTCTG GAACGTTGCCGAGGCGAATGCGGAAAGAGCTGCTGGCTGTAAAGCTGAGGAACCGACCCAGCAAGCAAGAACTGGAGGACAGGAACATCTTCCCCGCACGCAGCGACCAGGAGAGACAAGAGATCCGTCAGCAAATCGAAACGAAGCTCGCCAA GAGACTCAGTCAGCGGCCGGCCGTTGAGGAGTTAGAAAGCAGAAATATCTTAAAAC AGCGGAATGACCAGACTGAacaagaggaaaggagagaaatAAAACAGAGGCTGAACAAAAAG CTCAACCAGAGGCCAACGGTTGATGAacttagagagagaaagatcctGATTCGCTTTAGTGATTATGTCGAGGTGGCTAAAGCGCAGGATTATGACAGGAGAGCTGACAAACCTTGGACCAGGCTGTCTGCAGCTGACAAG